One Pecten maximus unplaced genomic scaffold, xPecMax1.1, whole genome shotgun sequence DNA window includes the following coding sequences:
- the LOC117318551 gene encoding uncharacterized protein LOC117318551: MAASPRPGPSGCQQSNEIAIHNNLKNHLHEWLNDDQLKQLKEQFRKDPLTERDIKHRIADVFDLFDRLMEYGTIAVGDYKALVKKLKRTHRQLATHVENEEKKIRDIQNGGPSPVKLQRTGTSQQYPAGLFV, encoded by the exons ATGGCTGCCAGCCCGAGGCCAGGACCCTCGGGTTGTCAACAATCTAATGAGATAGCTATCCATAACAACTTAAAGAATCACCTTCATGAGTGGCTGAACGATGATCAGCTCAAACAGTTGAAAGAACAATTCAGAAAAGACCCGTTGACTGAGAGAGACATTAAACATCGCATTGCTGATGTATTTGACCTCTTTGACCGTCTTATGGAATATGGGACAATAGCTGTGGGGGATTATAAAGCTTTGGTTAAAAAATTGAAGCGCACTCACCGTCAGCTAGCTACACATGTGGAGaatgaagaaaagaaaatcagGGATATCCAGAATGGAG GTCCATCACCAGTTAAACTACAGAGGACAGGTACAAGCCAACAATATCCTGCAGGTTTGTTTGTGTGA